In one Ornithinimicrobium pratense genomic region, the following are encoded:
- the serB gene encoding phosphoserine phosphatase SerB, with protein MPVLTLLAPPTRPDLTDAAVRQAAAGRTLAEVRWLAAGSAVVARVGGPDAVDEEAWARWQEQGVDLVVQPDGPRRRRVLVADMDSTMIEQECIDELAAYAGVGDRVAHITARAMNGELDFAAALHERVALLRDLPESLIATVIEERVTFTPGGEVLVATMRAQGAYTALVSGGFTQFTQAVAARLGFQEHRANTLQTRDGRLTGEVMPPVLGKEAKVATLEQIVARLGLHTRDVLAVGDGANDLPMLQRAGTGLALHAKPVVATQVPVRVNHADLTAALFLQGYAEQEFVRPA; from the coding sequence CGGCCGGACCCTCGCCGAGGTCCGGTGGCTGGCCGCCGGGTCAGCGGTCGTAGCCCGCGTGGGCGGCCCGGACGCCGTCGATGAGGAGGCCTGGGCTCGGTGGCAGGAGCAGGGTGTCGACCTGGTCGTCCAGCCGGACGGACCACGGCGACGGCGGGTCCTGGTCGCCGACATGGACTCCACGATGATCGAGCAGGAGTGCATCGACGAGCTGGCCGCGTACGCCGGGGTGGGGGACCGGGTGGCCCACATCACCGCCCGGGCGATGAACGGCGAGCTGGACTTCGCCGCCGCCCTGCACGAGCGGGTCGCGCTGCTCCGGGACCTGCCAGAGTCGCTGATCGCGACGGTGATCGAGGAGCGGGTGACCTTCACCCCCGGCGGCGAGGTGCTGGTGGCGACAATGCGGGCACAGGGCGCCTACACCGCGCTCGTCTCCGGCGGGTTCACCCAGTTCACCCAGGCGGTGGCGGCGCGGCTGGGTTTCCAGGAGCACCGCGCCAACACGCTGCAGACCCGCGACGGACGGCTCACCGGAGAGGTCATGCCCCCCGTGCTGGGCAAGGAGGCCAAGGTGGCGACCCTGGAGCAGATCGTGGCCCGGCTGGGGCTGCACACCCGCGACGTGCTTGCGGTCGGCGACGGGGCCAACGACCTGCCCATGCTGCAGAGGGCCGGGACCGGCCTGGCCCTGCACGCCAAACCGGTGGTCGCCACCCAGGTGCCGGTCCGGGTCAACCACGCCGACCTGACCGCCGCGCTCTTCCTGCAGGGGTATGCCGAGCAGGAGTTCGTGCGTCCGGCGTGA
- the lepB gene encoding signal peptidase I, translated as MSDRTREDPTGGEVPDEDATHVAHEPDPGRDRRRGGGFWRGVRELAVIALTALLISFLIKTFVMQAFWIPSGSMEDTLVYGDRVMVSKIQAGPMSIERGDVVVFEDPGGWLPAVQGPDRGPLMNGVFAGLEFVGVVPSSQGNHLIKRIVGMPGDTVVCCDEDDRLSVNGQPLDESSYLYPGDSPSTVPFEIIVPEDHVWLLGDHRSNSRDSRANDDGTGSAGSVPTDNIVGKAFVLIYPFSNFTWFTTPDTYDSVPESTTS; from the coding sequence GTGAGCGACCGGACCCGCGAGGACCCCACGGGCGGCGAGGTGCCCGACGAGGACGCCACGCACGTTGCGCACGAGCCTGACCCGGGGCGTGACCGGCGTCGCGGCGGCGGGTTCTGGCGCGGCGTGCGCGAGCTGGCCGTGATCGCCCTCACCGCGCTGCTCATCTCCTTCCTCATCAAGACCTTCGTCATGCAGGCCTTCTGGATCCCCTCCGGCAGCATGGAGGACACGCTGGTCTACGGCGACCGGGTGATGGTGAGCAAGATCCAGGCCGGGCCCATGTCCATCGAGCGGGGCGACGTCGTCGTCTTCGAGGACCCGGGCGGCTGGTTGCCCGCCGTGCAGGGTCCTGACCGGGGGCCGTTGATGAATGGCGTCTTCGCCGGGCTGGAGTTCGTCGGGGTGGTGCCGTCCTCGCAGGGCAACCACCTGATCAAGCGGATCGTGGGGATGCCCGGGGACACCGTGGTGTGCTGCGACGAGGACGACCGACTCAGCGTCAACGGGCAGCCGCTGGACGAGAGCTCCTACCTCTACCCCGGCGACTCCCCCAGCACGGTGCCCTTCGAGATCATCGTGCCCGAGGACCACGTGTGGTTGCTCGGCGACCACCGCTCCAACTCCCGCGACTCCCGGGCCAACGACGACGGCACCGGCAGCGCGGGCTCGGTCCCCACCGACAACATCGTGGGCAAGGCGTTCGTGCTGATCTACCCCTTCAGCAACTTCACCTGGTTCACCACTCCCGACACCTACGACAGCGTCCCGGAGAGCACCACGTCGTGA
- the rplS gene encoding 50S ribosomal protein L19, whose product MHKLDELDAASLRSDIPDFRAGDTVDVHVKVIEGTRSRIQIFKGVVIRRHGGGIGETYTVRKVSFGVGVERTFPLHSPNVEKIEVVSRGIVRRAKLYYLRDLRGKAAKIRERRDSTPSAKAASAAKSAPAAAATEGAPQDA is encoded by the coding sequence ATGCACAAGCTCGACGAGCTCGACGCTGCCAGCCTGCGGAGCGACATCCCGGACTTCCGCGCCGGTGACACCGTCGACGTCCACGTGAAGGTCATCGAGGGCACCCGCTCGCGTATCCAGATCTTCAAGGGTGTCGTCATTCGCCGCCACGGTGGTGGCATCGGCGAGACCTACACCGTCCGCAAGGTCTCCTTCGGCGTCGGTGTGGAGCGCACCTTCCCGCTGCACTCCCCGAACGTGGAGAAGATCGAGGTCGTCTCCCGCGGCATCGTCCGTCGCGCCAAGCTGTACTACCTGCGCGACCTGCGCGGCAAGGCCGCCAAGATCCGCGAGCGTCGCGACAGCACCCCCTCGGCCAAGGCCGCCTCCGCGGCCAAGTCCGCTCCCGCAGCTGCGGCCACCGAAGGTGCCCCGCAGGACGCCTGA